A single Anopheles arabiensis isolate DONGOLA chromosome 2, AaraD3, whole genome shotgun sequence DNA region contains:
- the LOC120894175 gene encoding ATP synthase subunit alpha, mitochondrial, producing MSMISARLAASVARSLPRTATQVAKIAVPAVSVAARNFHVSTANRGAEISAILEERILGAAPKADLEETGRVLSIGDGIARVYGLKNIQADEMVEFSSGLKGMALNLEPDNVGVVVFGNDKLIKEGDIVKRTGAIVDVPVGDEILGRVVDALGNAIDGKGEIKTKQRFRVGIKAPGIIPRVSVREPMQTGIKAVDSLVPIGRGQRELIIGDRQTGKTALAIDTIINQKRFNDGQDESKKLYCIYVAIGQKRSTVAQIVKRLTDSGAMNYTIIVSATASDAAPLQYLAPYSGCAMGEYFRDNGKHALIIYDDLSKQAVAYRQMSLLLRRPPGREAYPGDVFYLHSRLLERAAKMSPTLGGGSLTALPVIETQAGDVSAYIPTNVISITDGQIFLETELFYKGIRPAINVGLSVSRVGSAAQTKAMKQVAGSMKLELAQYREVAAFAQFGSDLDAATQQLLNRGVRLTELLKQGQYVPMAIEEQVAVIYCGVRGYLDKMDPSKITKFEREFLAHVKTNEKALLQQIASEGKISDDADAKLKSVVTSFMSTFSA from the exons GTTGCCAAGATTGCCGTTCCGGCTGTTTCGGTTGCCGCTCGCAACTTCCACGTCTCCACTGCCAACCGTGGCGCCGAGATCTCGGCCATCCTCGAGGAGCGCATCCTCGGAGCGGCCCCGAAGGCTGACCTGGAGGAAACTGGCCGTGTGCTGAGCATCGGTGACGGTATTGCCCGTGTGTACGGTCTGAAGAACATCCAGGCCGATGAGATGGTGGAGTTCTCCTCCGGCCTTAAG GGCATGGCCCTTAACTTGGAGCCGGATAACGTCGGTGTGGTCGTGTTCGGTAACGACAAGCTGATCAAGGAAGGCGACATCGTCAAGCGTACCGGTGCCATCGTCGACGTGCCGGTCGGTGACGAAATCTTGGGCCGCGTCGTTGATGCCCTCGGTAACGCCATCGACGGCAAGGGCGAAATCAAGACGAAGCAGCGCTTCCGTGTCGGTATCAAGGCCCCGGGTATCATCCCGCGTGTGTCTGTCCGCGAACCGATGCAGACCGGTATTAAGGCCGTCGATTCGCTGGTGCCGATCGGTCGTGGTCAGCGTGAGCTGATCATTGGCGATCGTCAGACTGG TAAGACCGCTCTGGCCATCGATACCATCATCAACCAGAAGCGCTTCAACGACGGACAGGATGAGTCGAAGAAGCTGTACTGCATCTACGTCGCCATCGGTCAGAAGCGTTCCACCGTCGCCCAGATCGTGAAGCGTCTGACCGATTCCGGTGCGATGAACTACACCATCATCGTGTCCGCCACCGCTTCGGATGCTGCCCCGCTGCAGTACCTGGCCCCGTACTCGGGCTGCGCCATGGGTGAATACTTCCGCGACAACGGCAAGCACGCCCTGATCATCTACGACGATTTGTCGAAGCAGGCCGTGGCCTACCGTCAgatgtcgctgctgctgcgtcgtCCGCCAGGTCGTGAGGCCTACCCGGGTGATGTGTTCTATCTGCATTCGCGTCTGCTGGAGCGTGCGGCCAAGATGAGCCCGACGCTCGGTGGCGGTTCGCTCACTGCCCTGCCGGTCATCGAAACCCAGGCCGGTGATGTGTCCGCTTACATTCCAACCAACGTCATCTCGATCACGGACGGACAGATCTTCTTGGAAACTGAGCTGTTCTACAAGGGTATCCGACCGGCCATTAACGTCGGTCTGTCTGTGTCGCGTGTCGGCTCTGCTGCCCAGACCAAGGCCATGAAGCAGGTCGCCGGTTCGATGAAGCTGGAGCTGGCCCAGTACCGTGAGGTGGCTGCCTTCGCCCAGTTCGGTTCGGATCTGGATGCCGCCACCCAGCAGCTGCTGAACCGTGGTGTGCGTCTGACCGAGCTGCTGAAGCAGGGCCAGTACGTGCCGATGGCCATCGAGGAGCAGGTCGCCGTCATCTACTGCGGTGTCCGTGGCTACCTGGACAAGATGGACCCGAGCAAGATCACCAAGTTCGAGCGTGAGTTCCTGGCGCACGTCAAGACGAACGAGAAggcgctgctgcagcagatcgCCTCGGAGGGCAAGATCTCGGACGATGCCGACGCTAAGCTGAAATCCGTCGTCACCAGCTTCATGTCCACCTTCTCCGCCTAA